A window of Loxodonta africana isolate mLoxAfr1 chromosome 3, mLoxAfr1.hap2, whole genome shotgun sequence genomic DNA:
TTCTGTTCCCAGGGCAATATTGGAGACATTTTTGACACGACTGGGGTGGTGGGGTGTGTCGAGGTcagggatgttgctaaacatcctacagtgtaCAAAACTGTCCCCAGAGCAAAGAATTGTAGTTGTTGCTGTTacctgctgtccagtcagccctggctcatggcaaccccatgcacaacaggatcagatcacagggttttcgttggctaattttcggaagcagaccaccagatcttttttctgaatctgtcctagtctggaagctccgctgaagctggttcagcctcatagcaatatgcaagcctccattgacggGGGGTGGCTGTGCCTGCAGTAAATTGGTTCAGAACTGAGCCCGAGTCTCccgcatggaaagtgagaattccaccactgaataTCCCAAAATGTcatagtgctgaggttgaaaaACTGCCCTAAAACAATGTGACGCGATAGCAATAGTGACGGGAACTGTCCGTCTTGTTGCAGATTTTCATGGGATTTCATTTTGTGGAGGAAGTCAGCATTTTATGGGTAGATGTCTGGTCCCTGACAGCTCCCAGCCCTGGCGTCAGCCCCACACCAGTGCCGACTTACCCATACGAATGCCCGATGAGCACATTGCGCTTCTTGGCATAGCGCTTGAAGATGGCGCGCATGTCCTCCGCTAGCGCATAGAATGTATAGGCAGCGGCCACTTGAGGCGCTGAGCTGGCCCCGTGGCCTGCCAGGTCAGGTGCCACCACTTCGTAGCCCAGGCGCACAAAGAAGTCCAGCTGTTCCTTCCAGATGGCCAGGGAGCCGCCAACCCCATGGATGAAAAACAGCACCACATCAGCCTGGGCACCCTTGCAGCTGGTGATGCGCTTCTCACAGTCAATGTGGATGGTCCGCTTGGGGCGCCGGgtgcgccgccgccgcccgctgCTGCCCGCGCTGCCTGGGCCAGAGCAGCCCTCACTGCCTGCTGGCTCAGCCAGCTCCACTTCCAGGGCAGTCGGCGGCTCCCCAGAGCCGCTCTGCCAGTGCAGGTCAGCTTGCGGTGCCCGGCCCAGGTTCTCCACCAACAACCGCCCGTTGCGGTACACAGTGATCCGGCGCTGGCAGCGGACCAGGCCAGAACGGTCCCGCTGGGCATCGTTGGGGGGTGGCAGTGGCGGcggtggggtgggggctggggtgggCCCGGCGTGTTTCACCCGCAATACGCGGCCTGGCTTGACCTCCACAAAGGTGTAGCCATCGCTGGACTCAACGGTTTCCAGGGGTCCCACAGTGTTGGGCGGCGCGCCCAGCAGGCAGCAGAAGATCCCATCAGTCACCCCGGTCAGCATGGTGTGTCCTGCGAGTGGGGACAGTTACCAGCTCAGGGGCCATCCAAACAGGAGGAGCCCTCCACCCCCATAACACCCACTCCTGGCACCTGGGCGGAGGAGCCTGACTAGGAGCTCCTTCTAAGAGGCTTCAGCTTGGGAAGGGCTGGAGCCAGCCAAGGTACTAGAAAAAGGCTTTATCTGCACAGTGCCAGCTTGGTGGCTGGCCACCCTCCCCGGGCAGCCTCTGAAAGAGGGATCTGGCTATGGCTGTCCCCAAGAGACATCTATAGGGAAGGGAGTGGAGTCAGGGAGAGCTTCCCAGAGGAGGTAACATTGTGGCAAATTTGGCCTAGCTTGAGTTTACTGCAGTTATGGCCACCTGAAGGAGactctgggtgacacaaatggtaaTATGTTCAAGTACTAgtggaaaggttggtgattcgaactaACCCagtgacacctcagaagacaggcctgacaatctccttctgaaaaggtcacagccttgaaaaccctacggagcagttctattctgacacacatggggtctccatgagttggaatcaacttgatggtaactaatgAAAACTACAACAACATGGCTGCCTAAACTCAGTCATTCATTCACACATTCTCCTTGTACTCACTTTCACTAAACcagcacttgttttttttttaaatattttattgtgtttaaggtgaaactTTACACAGAGAACTAAGTCCCCATTTAACAACTTcaacacaaattattcagtgatattgtttacatttttcacaatgtgtcctcattctcattcattctgttctgattgtaccatttccagtaccatactctagtttccctgccccattactttctcatctttgcttccgagtaatttttgaccatttggtctcctagataatttttgaagccctggtggcaaag
This region includes:
- the ABHD8 gene encoding protein ABHD8, which gives rise to MLTGVTDGIFCCLLGAPPNTVGPLETVESSDGYTFVEVKPGRVLRVKHAGPTPAPTPPPPLPPPNDAQRDRSGLVRCQRRITVYRNGRLLVENLGRAPQADLHWQSGSGEPPTALEVELAEPAGSEGCSGPGSAGSSGRRRRTRRPKRTIHIDCEKRITSCKGAQADVVLFFIHGVGGSLAIWKEQLDFFVRLGYEVVAPDLAGHGASSAPQVAAAYTFYALAEDMRAIFKRYAKKRNVLIGHSYGVSFCTFLAHEYPDLVHKVIMINGGGPTALEPSICSIFNMPTCILHCLSPCLAWSFLKAGFARQGAKEKQLLKEGNAFNVSSFVLRAMMSGQYWPEGDEVYHAELTVPVLLVHGMHDKFVPVEEDQRMAEILLLAFLKLIEEGSHMVMLECPETVNTLLHEFLLWEPEPMPQALPAPQEEKK